One window of the Rosa rugosa chromosome 3, drRosRugo1.1, whole genome shotgun sequence genome contains the following:
- the LOC133738274 gene encoding beta-galactosidase 3-like isoform X5, which produces MTWAAEMAVGMDTGVPWVMCKEDDAPDPVINTCNGFYCDNFSPNKPYKPTIWTEAWTGWFTQFGGPNYKRPVEDLAFAVARFVQNGGSFINYYMYHGGTNFGRTAGGPFIITSYDYDAPIDEYGLIRQPKYGHLMELHKAVKLCEKALLNADPTVTSLGRYQQSHVFSSKPGGCAAFLSNYNANSAATVTFNDRNYELPAWSISVLPDCENVVFNTAKVNEINNGLSAMLIYYFPQNLSDIKVGVQTSQKQFFPTNSELWSWETFSEDIASWTGDTTLTVIGFLDQLNITRDSSDYLWYTTSVDISPSESFLRRGKHPILTVQSAGNAMHVFINDQLSGSTYGTLQDQRFTFTGDVNMHAGVNKISLLSVAVGLPNNGPHFETWSLGVLGPVVLQGLDQGSRDLSGQTWSYKVGLKGESMNLSSPTSTSAMNWTRVFIGTQNQQPLTWYKCYLNPQANFDTPEGDEPLALDMGSMGKGQVWINGESIGRYWTIHANGNCSACSYFGTFRINKCQFGCLQPTQQWYHVPRSWLKPSQNLLVVFEELAGDVSKIDLVKTSVRTICAEISESHPLVRELDTKSQGKLKEQKKPKLSLECTNGHSISAIKFSSFGTPSGSCGNYKHCTCHAPNSTPVLNKRCVGKQKCSVTVSNANFGMDPCPGTVKKLSVEAICAPITT; this is translated from the exons ATGACATGGGCTGCAGAGATGGCTGTTGGAATGGATACTGGGGTCCCATGGGTCATGTGCAAGGAAGATGATGCCCCAGACCCTGTG ATAAACACTTGCAATGGGTTTTATTGTGACAATTTTTCTCCAAACAAACCATACAAGCCCACGATCTGGACTGAGGCTTGGACTGGCtg GTTTACACAATTTGGTGGCCCAAATTACAAGCGACCTGTTGAAGATTTAGCATTTGCAGTTGCTCGATTTGTTCAGAACGGAGGCTCCTTCATAAACTATTACATG TACCATGGAGGAACTAACTTTGGAAGAACTGCTGGAGGCCCTTTTATTATTACCAGCTATGACTACGATGCCCCCATTGATGAATATG GCTTGATCAGGCAACCCAAGTATGGTCACTTAATGGAACTCCATAAAGCTGTTAAGTTATGTGAGAAAGCTCTGCTAAATGCTGATCCGACTGTTACATCCTTAGGGAGATATCAACAG TCACATGTATTCTCTTCAAAGCCAGGAGGTTGTGCAGCATTTCTCTCAAACTACAATGCAAACTCAGCTGCAACGGTGACTTTCAATGACCGAAACTATGAGCTCCCTGCTTGGTCTATCAGCGTCCTTCCAGACTGCGAAAATGTTGTATTCAACACTGCCAAAGTAAATGAAATAAACAATGGTCTCTCTGCAATGCTTATTTACTATTTTCCACAAAATTTGTCTGACATCAAA GTGGGAGTTCAGACATCCCAAAAACAATTTTTTCCCACCAACTCTGAGTTGTGGTCATGGGAAACCTTCAGTGAAGACATTGCTTCATGGACTGGTGATACAACTCTCACAGTCATTGGTTTCTTAGATCAGTTGAACATCACTAGAGACTCCAGTGATTATCTATGGTACACCACCAG TGTCGACATAAGTCCATCTGAATCATTTCTGCGTAGAGGTAAGCATCCAATTCTCACCGTGCAGTCTGCTGGGAACGCTATGCATGTCTTTATCAATGACCAGCTCTCAG GATCAACTTATGGGACTCTGCAAGACCAGAGATTCACTTTTACAGGAGATGTAAACATGCATGCtggtgtgaataaaatttcactTCTAAGTGTGGCTGTTGGATTACCG AACAATGGTCCTCACTTTGAGACATGGAGCTTGGGAGTACTAGGACCAGTTGTTCTACAAGGATTGGATCAAGGAAGCAGAGATTTATCAGGGCAGACATGGTCATACAAG GTTGGGCTAAAAGGAGAATCCATGAATCTCAGTTCTCCAACTTCCACCTCTGCAATGAATTGGACGAGGGTGTTTATAGGGACACAGAATCAACAGCCACTGACTTGGTATAAG TGCTACTTGAACCCTCAGGCCAATTTTGATACACCTGAAGGGGATGAGCCTTTGGCTTTGGACATGGGGAGCATGGGGAAGGGTCAAGTATGGATCAATGGGGAGAGTATTGGAAGATACTGGACTATTCATGCTAATGGTAACTGCAGCGCGTGCAGTTATTTTGGTACATTCAGGATTAACAAGTGCCAATTTGGTTGTCTCCAACCAACTCAACAATG GTATCATGTTCCTCGGTCTTGGCTCAAGCCATCTCAAAATCTGTTGGTTGTTTTTGAGGAGCTTGCTGGCGATGTTTCAAAGATTGATCTTGTGAAAACATCCGTGAGGACCATCTGTGCCGAGATTTCTGAAAGTCACCCACTAGTTAGGGAATTGGACACCAAGAGCCAAGGcaaattgaaagagcaaaaGAAGCCTAAACTTAGCCTAGAGTGTACAAATGGGCACTCTATTTCTGCTATTAAATTTTCAAGCTTCGGTACTCCATCCGGAAGCTGTGGGAACTATAAACATTGTACCTGTCACGCTCCAAACTCTACCCCTGTGCTAAATAAG